Below is a genomic region from Nocardioides panacis.
GGCATCGACCTCGCCTGGGGCGAGAAGAAGCCCACCGGCGTCGCGGTCCTGGACGCCGACGGCCACCTGCTGCACGTCTCGGCCCGGACCACCGACGAGACGATCCTGGCCGCGCTCGACGGGTACGTCGACGGGCGCTGCCTGGTCGCGATCGACGCGCCGCTGGTGGTGGTCAACGCCACCGGCAACCGGCCCGCCGAGGCCGCGCTCAACCGGGACTTCCGGGCGTTCGAGGCCGGCGCCCACCCGTCGAACACCGGCAAGCCGGAGTTCGCCGTCCAGCCGCGCGGGGCCCGCCTCGCCGAGCTGCTGGACCTGTCGATCGACCCCACGTCGAGGCAGGGGCGCCGCGCGATCGAGGTCTACCCGCACGCCGCGACGGTCGCGCTGTTCGGCCTCGGCCGGACCCTGAAGTACAAGAACAAGACCGGGCGCAGCCTCGACGACCTCCGCTCCGAGCTGCTGCGGCTGGTGCGGCTGGTGGAGGGCCTGCGCGAGGCCACCCCCGGATGTACGTCGACCGCTGCGTGGCGTGGAAGGCGCTCGTCGAGCAGGTCGAGACCGCGGCCACCAAGGCGGACCTGCGGCGTGCCGAGGACCAGGTCGACGCGGTGGTCTGCGCCTACGTCGCGCTGTTCGCCCGGCGCCGGCCCGAGGACACCACGACGTACGGCGACCTGGAGACCGGCTACATCGTCACCCCGACGCTGCCCGCCGGACTGCGCCCCGCCAAGCGGGTGGCCGCCCCGGCGGCACCCGTCGAGGAGGAGCCGGGGCTCGAGCGGGACCCCGGGCCGGACCCGGACCCGGACCCGGACCCGGACCCGGACCCGGACCCGGGACCGGTCCGCCGGGCGGTGCAGACCTACGCCGCGATGCAGGGCGAGCTCCGCGAGGCCACCGACGGGTTCGTGGCCACGCTGACCACGCTGCTCGACGACGCCGGCATCAACTACCTGAGCGTCACCGGCCGGGCCAAGAGCGTCGCGTCCTTCGCCGCGAAGGCCGACCGCAGCGTCGACGGCGTGCCGGTCTACTCCGACCCGCTGGAGCAGATCACCGACCAGATCGGGCTGCGGGTGATCACCTACATCCACAGCGACGTCTCGGCGGTCGCGGACCTGCTCAGCGACCAGCTCACGATCCTCGACGACCGCGACCTGGGCCAGGAGACCGCCCGGGAGGGCCGGTTCGGCTACGCGAGCCGGCACCTGCTGGTCAGCCTCGACCAGGCCCGGACCACCCCGTCGACGTACGAGCACCTCGGGCACCGGCGGGCCCAGATCCAGGTGCGGACCGTGCTGCAGCACGCCTGGGCGGAGTTCGAGCACGCGATCCGCTACAAGGGCACCATCCCCGAGGAGCACGTGCACGACCTCGACCGCCGGTTCACGCTGGCCGCCGGCCTCCTCGAGCTCGCCGACCGGGAGTTCTCCCAGATCCGCGACCAGCTCCAGGCCACCGTGACCGACCAGCGCACCGAGCAGGACGTCACCGACCCGCGGATCAGCTCCGAGGACCTCGCGACGTTCCTGGCCGGGCAGTACGCCGAGGCCGGCTGGTCGCGCACCGACCACTACGCGTGGGTCTCCGGCCTGCTGCTGGAGCTCGGGATCACCTCGCTCGACGAGCTGGCCGGCCTGCTGACCTCGGTGGACACCGCCGCGATCAACGCCCGGATGGACTACCGCTACCCGCCCGGGGCGGTGCGCCGGCTCGACGACGCGCTGCTCGCGGTGTTCGGGGCCCGCTACCTCGGCCTGCACGGGAACAGCCACCGCGAGGCGCTGCTGCGCACCCGTCTGGACAAGTTGCGGACCCCGGTGGAGTAGCCGCCGGCCCCAGGACGCGGTTCAATCGTGGAGAAC
It encodes:
- a CDS encoding (p)ppGpp synthetase, which gives rise to MYVDRCVAWKALVEQVETAATKADLRRAEDQVDAVVCAYVALFARRRPEDTTTYGDLETGYIVTPTLPAGLRPAKRVAAPAAPVEEEPGLERDPGPDPDPDPDPDPDPDPGPVRRAVQTYAAMQGELREATDGFVATLTTLLDDAGINYLSVTGRAKSVASFAAKADRSVDGVPVYSDPLEQITDQIGLRVITYIHSDVSAVADLLSDQLTILDDRDLGQETAREGRFGYASRHLLVSLDQARTTPSTYEHLGHRRAQIQVRTVLQHAWAEFEHAIRYKGTIPEEHVHDLDRRFTLAAGLLELADREFSQIRDQLQATVTDQRTEQDVTDPRISSEDLATFLAGQYAEAGWSRTDHYAWVSGLLLELGITSLDELAGLLTSVDTAAINARMDYRYPPGAVRRLDDALLAVFGARYLGLHGNSHREALLRTRLDKLRTPVE